Proteins from a single region of Candidatus Binatia bacterium:
- a CDS encoding DUF4331 family protein, whose protein sequence is MTIRYKLSLLALALAGAVIGGCASNSALTPAMRGQSSPTTSSKTVYQQIELLSRPAVKEAFELFRDHRKTNVSEPYADPVLQSQIKAFTLDFRSRKNAETLQAVLYPNVMKVDLSQDTTKAAYLGYETGGATGSKYGGRALNDDIIDISLGAIFGNTLSALGLIPDDHKEAPCLTTDNIAYDKSNTDTFPYIQAPL, encoded by the coding sequence ATGACGATACGCTACAAACTCTCGCTGCTGGCTCTCGCCCTGGCCGGCGCCGTGATCGGGGGCTGCGCCTCGAACTCGGCGTTGACCCCCGCGATGCGCGGTCAGTCGAGTCCTACGACCTCTTCGAAGACCGTGTACCAGCAGATCGAGCTGCTCTCGCGGCCCGCCGTGAAAGAAGCTTTCGAGCTGTTCAGAGATCACCGCAAGACGAACGTCTCGGAGCCTTACGCCGATCCGGTGTTGCAGAGCCAGATCAAGGCGTTCACGCTGGATTTTCGCAGCAGGAAGAACGCCGAAACGCTGCAGGCCGTCCTGTATCCGAACGTGATGAAAGTCGACCTTTCGCAGGATACGACGAAGGCCGCCTATCTCGGCTACGAGACTGGCGGCGCAACCGGCAGCAAGTACGGCGGCCGCGCCCTCAACGACGACATCATCGACATCTCCCTCGGCGCGATCTTCGGTAACACGCTCTCGGCGCTAGGCCTCATTCCCGACGATCACAAAGAGGCGCCCTGCCTTACAACCGACAATATCGCATACGACAAGTCGAACACCGACACG
- a CDS encoding DUF4331 family protein, which produces MRILRSVGTMAAVFVLAFSISLYSFRAARGSDHQDSPAVVANPLADITDVFAFPNPHDASRVALVMNIRPLIPAGMYGGIGLDPNVLYQFKIANTGVGSNSFHENTVLQFTADTTGSSQRVTLYGPAAPNEVGTSNTTVVKTGTFDFGKATSLKHGIKVFVGPRRDPFFFDLAQFFKIIPDRNYMNHPHVPPATADSFRFASRKQRIILNGVDYGTAGSNKCKIAKPRDFLADYDVISIVVEMPKALLAPASGSPGLIALWATAGTSDGQAE; this is translated from the coding sequence ATGAGAATCCTTCGTTCCGTTGGGACGATGGCGGCAGTCTTCGTGCTCGCATTCTCGATCTCGCTCTACTCGTTCAGAGCGGCACGCGGATCCGATCACCAAGACTCGCCGGCAGTCGTCGCTAACCCGCTCGCGGATATCACCGACGTCTTTGCCTTCCCGAACCCGCACGACGCCTCGCGCGTCGCGTTGGTGATGAACATCCGGCCGCTGATTCCGGCCGGGATGTATGGGGGCATCGGGTTGGATCCCAACGTCCTGTACCAGTTCAAGATCGCCAATACCGGCGTCGGCTCGAACTCGTTTCATGAGAATACCGTCCTTCAGTTCACGGCCGACACGACCGGCTCGTCGCAGAGAGTCACTCTCTACGGGCCGGCCGCTCCGAACGAGGTTGGCACGTCCAATACGACCGTCGTCAAGACCGGAACGTTCGACTTTGGCAAGGCCACCTCGCTCAAGCACGGGATCAAAGTTTTTGTCGGGCCGAGGCGCGACCCGTTCTTCTTTGATCTCGCGCAGTTTTTCAAGATCATACCTGACCGCAACTACATGAATCATCCGCACGTCCCACCCGCGACGGCGGATTCCTTTCGCTTCGCGTCGCGCAAGCAGCGGATCATCCTGAACGGCGTGGATTACGGCACGGCGGGCTCCAACAAATGCAAGATCGCAAAGCCGCGGGATTTTCTCGCCGACTACGACGTCATCTCGATCGTCGTCGAGATGCCGAAGGCGCTGCTCGCTCCGGCAAGCGGATCACCGGGACTGATCGCACTCTGGGCGACCGCCGGCACGTCCGACGGCCAAGCGGAATAG